The sequence GGGGCCGGTCGGGGGGAGGGATGACGGCGAGCGGCAACAGGGGCGAGACCCGGGGCTTCGGACGCGTCGCCGTCCTGATGGGCGGCTGGTCGGCCGAGCGGCCCGTTTCCCTCGAGAGCGGTGCAGCCGTGCTGGCCGCGCTGCGGCGCTGCGGTGTGGACGCCCACGGCATCGACGTGGGCCGGGACGTGATGACCCGCCTCGCCACCGAGCGCTTCGACCGCGCCTTCATCGCCCTGCACGGGCGGGGCGGGGAGGACGGGGTCATCCAGGGGGCGCTCGAGGTCCTGGGCCTGCCGTACACGGGCAGCGGCGTGCTCGCCTCGGCGCTCGGCATGGACAAGCGGCGCACCAAGATGGTCTGGCAGGCCGCGGGGCTGCCCACACCGGCCTCCACGCTGCTCGCCGGCGAGGCGGACCTCGAGGCGGTGGCGGGGGAGGTGGGCTTCCCGGTGATGGTCAAGCCCGTGCACGAGGGCTCGAGCATCGGCATGGGGCGCGCGGACGACCTCGATGCCCTGCGCCGGGCCTGGGAGACCGCCCGGCGCTACGACGCGGAGGTGATCGCCGAGGGCTGGGTGCAGGGGGCGGAGTACACCGTGGCCATCCTGGGCCGCCGGGTCCTCCCCGCGATCCGGCTCGAGACCCCGCGCGACTTCTACGACTACGAGGCCAAGTACCAGGCCAGTAGCACCCGTTACCTCTGTCCCTGCGGTCTCGATCCCGAGGCCGAGGCCGAGGTCGGCGCGCTCGCGCTGGCGGCCTTCGACGCGGTGGGGGCGAGCGGCTGGGGCCGGGTGGATTTCATCCGTGACGGGGCCGGACGGTTCTGGCTGCTGGAGATCAACACCGTGCCCGGGATGACCGGCCACAGCCTCGTGCCTATGGCGGCGCGCGCGGCCGGCATGGATTTCGATGAGCTGGTGGTCAGGGTCCTGGCCACGGCCTCCGGGCCCACGCCGGGCGCCGGGGGCCCGCAACTCGAGAGCGACGCGTGAGCGATGCGGCATTGGGTCGTCGCCCTGGTGACGTTGGCCCTGGCCGGAGCCGCCGGGTGGGCCGTGGTGGTGGCCTCGGACCCGCGGCGCATGCCGGTCGCGGCGGTCGAGGTCCAGGGCGAGCTGAGCTACCTGACGCACGAGGTGCTGGTGCGGACGGTGGCCGAGCCGGCGAGCGTCGGGTTCTTCCGGGTGGACCTGCCGCTCGTGCGCAGGCGCCTGATGGAGGTCCCCTGGGTGCGGGACGCGCAGGTGCGCAGGGTCTGGCCCGACCGCCTGCGCGTGACGGTGACCGAGCGGGTGCCGGCGGCGCGCTGGGTGGGCGGTGGGCTGGTGGACAGCGACGGGACGCTGTTCCGGCCGGCCGAGTCGGAATACCCGGCCGGCCTGGTGGAGCTGGAGGGCCCGGAGGGCACCCAGGGGCTGGTCCTGCGCCGGTACAGGGACGTCAAGGAGTGGCTGGTGTTGGGGGGCTGGAAGGTCCGGCGGCTGACGGCGGACGGCCGGCGGTCCTGGCGGGTCCACACGGACGGCGGGGTCACGCTGGTGCTCGGCCGCGACCCGGCGGAGGCGGCGGTGCGGCGCGTGAGCCGGGTTCTGCCGGCGCTGCAGGTGCAGTCCGGGGGCACGTTGGCCGTGGCGGACCTGCGCTACCCCAACGGCTTCGCGGTGCGCTGGCGGCCGCCGCCGGAGGCCGAGGCCCCGCCCCCGGCCGTGCAGGAGCCCAAACCGCAGGCCCGCACGGAGAGCAGGCCGCAGGCGAAGTCGGGAGCGGAATCGGGAGCGAGGTCGGCCACCGGGCCGGCCGTGAAGCCGCAGGCCAGGCCGGGTGCCAGGACCGGGGCGCGGTCCGAGGATAGACAGGGCAATGGCAAAAAAAACCGATAAGCGGCTGATCGTAGGGCTCGACGTGGGCACCTCCAAGGTCGTCGCCATCGTGGGTGAGGTGGCCCCCGAGGGCGAGATCGAGGTGATCGGGCTGGGCTCGCACCCCTCGCGCGGCCTGAAGAAGGGCGTGGTGGTGAACATCGAGTCCACCGTCCAGTCGATCCAGCGGGCCATCGAGGAGGCGGAGCTGATGGCCGGCTGCCGCATCCACTCGGTCTTCGCCGGGATCGCGGGCAGCCACATCCGCAGCCTGAACTCCCACGGCATCGTGGCGATCCGCGAGAAGGAGGTGACCCCGGGCGACGTGGAGCGGGTGATCGACGCGGCGCGCGCCGTCGCCATCCCCGCCGACCAGAAGATCCTGCACGTGCTGCCCCAGGAGTTCGTCATCGACAACCAGGAGGGCGTGCGCGAGCCCGTCGGCATGTCGGGCGTGCGGCTCGAGGCCAAGGTCCACCTGGTCACCGGCGCGGTCAGCGCGGCCCAGAACGTCATCAAGTGCGTGCGCCGCTGCGGGCTCGAGGTGGACGACATCATCCTCGAGCAGCTCGCGAGCGCCCAGTCCGTGCTCACCGACGACGAGAAGGAGCTCGGGGTGTGCCTGGTGGACATCGGCGGCGGCACCACCGACATCGCGGTGTTCACCGAAGGGGCCATCCGCCACACCGCGGTTATCCCCATCGCCGGCGACCAGGTCACCAACGACATCGCGGTGGCGCTGCGCACCCCGACCCAGCACGCGGAAGACATCAAGGTGAAGTACGCCTGCGCGCTCGCGAAGCTCGCGAGCCCGGAGGAGACCATCGAGGTCCCGAGCATCGGGGACCGGGCGCCGCGCAGGCTCGCGCGCCAGACGCTCGCCGAGGTGGTCGAGCCCCGCTACGAGGAGCTCCTCACCCTGGTGCAGGCGGAGCTCAGGCGCAGCGGCTTCGAGGACCTGATGGCCGCGGGGATCGTCCTCACGGGCGGCAGCGCCAAGATGGAGGGAGTCGTCGACCTGGCCGAGGAAGTCTTCCACGTGCCGGTCCGGGTCGGCGTCCCCCAAGCGGTCGCCGGGCTCGCGGAGGTGGTGCGCAACCCCATCTACGCGACCGGTGTAGGGCTTCTTCTGTTCGGTCACCAGCGCATCCGCGATCAGCAGACCGAGGGCGCGGTCGGCGGTGGGCTGCACGGGGTGTGGGACCGGATGAAGAGTTGGTTCCAGGGCAATTTCTGAGCGGGTTCGAGGGCCGAGGAGGGTAACCAGATGTTCGAGCTGATGGACACTTACAGTCAGAGCAACGCAGTCATCAAGGTCATCGGGATTGGCGGCGGCGGAGGAAACGCCGTCGAGCACATGGTCACGGAGAGCATCGAGGGGGTCGAGTTCGTCTGCGCCAACACCGACGCGCAGGCGCTGAAGAAGTCGAGCGCGCGCACCGCGATGCAGCTCGGCGCGCACGTCACCAAGGGGCTCGGCGCGGGCGCCAACCCCGACATCGGCCGGCAGGCGGCCCTCGAGGATCGCGACCGGATCGTGGACGTCCTGGAAGGGGCCGACATGGTCTTCCTCACCGCCGGGATGGGCGGGGGCACGGGCACGGGCGCCGCGCCGGTGTTCGCGCAGTTGGCCAAGGAGATGGGCATCCTGACGGTGGCCGTCGTCACCAAGCCGTTCCCGTTCGAGCTGAAGCGGCGCATGAAGATCGCCGAGGAGGGGATCCGCGAGCTCTCCGAGCACGTGGACTCGCTCATCACGGTCCCGAACGAGAAGCTGCTGAGCGTGCTGGGCAGGGGGATCACCCTGACCGACGCCTTCCGCTCCGCCAACAACGTGCTTTACGGCGCGGTGCAGGGGATCGCCGAGCTGATCACCCGCCCGGGCCTGATCAACGTGGACTTCGCCGACGTGCGCACGGTGATGTCGGAGAAGGGCCGGGCCATGATGGGCTCGGGCCGGGCGGTCGGTGAGGACCGTGCCCGCAAGGCGGCGGAGGCGGCCATCAACTGCCCGCTGCTCGAGGACGTCAACCTCGCCGGGGCGCGCGGGATCCTGGTGAACGTCAGCGCCGGACCCGAGCTGACCATGGACGAGTACGCCGAGGTGGGCGCGGCGATCAACGCCTTCGCCTCCGAGAACGCCCTGGTGGTCATGGGCACGGTGCTCGACGAGAGCCTCGGCGACGAGCTGCGGGTCACGGTCGTGGCGACCGGTCTCGACCAGGCGGCCGTCACCCGGGCGGACGTGCCCGTGAAGCTGGTGAAGACCGGCACCCGTGGCGTCGAGGTGGATTTCCGCGAGCTCGAGAAGCCCACCGTCATCCGCAACAAGCCGATCGAGATGCGTCCCCAGGCGGTGGACTCCTCCGACCCGGACTATCTCGACATCCCCGCCTTCCTGCGCCGCCAGGCGGACTGAGGCCCGGTCCCGCCCCTTCCTCCCCTCGCCGGGACGCCCCCCACGGGGCGTCCCGGTTTCCGTGGCTGCCCGGTCCCCGCAGTTGCATTATCGAGGCTGAATTGCCACACTCTGTGGTTAAATCACAACGAATTACGAGCAGGGGGACGGGGAGGCCATGACCAGGCAACGCACGCTGAAGAACGTGATCCGGGCGACCGGCGTGGGACTGCACAGCGGCGCGAAGGTGTTCCTCACGCTGCGGCCGGCCCCGGCCGACACCGGGATCGTCTTCCGGCGTACCGACCTCGACGAGGCCGTGGAGATCCCGGCGCGCTGCGAGTTCGTCGGCGACACCCGCCTGTCCACCACCCTGGCGAAGGGGGACGTCCGCGTGGCCACGGTGGAGCACCTGCTCTCGGCCTTCGCGGGCCTCGGCGTGGACAACGCCCGGGTGGACGTGAGCGCCCCCGAGGTGCCGATCATGGACGGCAGCGCCGGTCCCTTCGTGTTCCTCATCCAGTCCGCGGGGATCCAGGAGCAGAGCGCGCCGAAGCGCTTCCTGCGCATCCTGAAGAGCGTGCAGGTGGAAGACGGCGACAAGTGGGCCCGGTTCGACCCGTTCGAGGGGTTCAAGGTCTCCTTCACCATCGACTTCGATCACCCCGTCTTCCGGGACCGCAACCAGTCGATCACCCTCGACTTCTCCAGGTCCTCCTTCGTGCGGGAGGTGAGCCGCGCGCGAACCTTCGGCTTCATGCGGGAGGTGGAGTATCTGCGGGCCAACCGGCTCGCGCTGGGGGGCAGCCTCGACAACGCGGTCGTGGTGGACGACTACCGCATCCTGAACGAGGAGGGGCTGCGCTACGCGGACGAGTTCGTCAAGCACAAGGTGCTGGACGTGGTGGGCGACCTCTACCTGCTCGGGCACAGCCTCATCGGCGCGTTCACCGGCTACAAGGCCGGCCACGCCCTGAACAACCGTCTGCTGGAGACCTTCTGGGCCGACCAGAGCGCCTGGGAGCTCACCACCCCGGCCGATTCGGCCCGGGAGGACTCCGCGGGACTGCTGAATCCCGTCCCCGCACCGACCTAGCCGGGCCAGCCTTTCCCGCCGGGCCAGCCTTTCCCGCCGGGCCGGCGTTTCCCGTCCAGCTAGCCTTTCTCGCCAGGGCCTGCGGCGTTTCGCGCCAGGCGCCGCAGGGACTCCTGCAGCGCCGGGTCGCTGACGCCCCCCGCGGCCTGGGCGAGGGAGCGCGCGGGCTCCTCGCCGAGGACTGCCCGCCCCGGCAGGCGAAGGGGCCCGGAGGGCGGCGGAGGGGTGGGCGAGGCGACCGCGACCCGCACCCGCGTCACCCGGCCGAGCACCGGGGCCACCGCTTCGGCCACCTCCCGGGTCACGAACCGCAGCCGGGAGGCCCAGGCCGCGGAGTCCGCCTGGATCACGAGGACGCCCCCGGCGAGGCCCGCGACCCGGCTGTGCTCATCCAGGGGGGCCGGGAGCCGGGCGCGCAGCAACTCCGTTGCCCGGGCGAGCCGCCGGGCTTCCTCGATCAGCCGGCCGAGGTCCCCGGAGGCGTGCGCGAGCAGCCCACCCAGCGGCTTCGGTCCTCCTGCGCCCATGGCCGGTGACCCTAGCCGGCCTGCCGGCACTCCGCAAGGGGCCAGTGCGGCGTCCCCTGCCGGCGTGCGCCCCCCTCTGTGCTTGACGCACCCTGCATGGGGCGCCGATCATTTCGCTTTTGATTCCCCGGGGACCGGATCCGCCCATGGCCATGAAATTCCTGCGCAAGATCTTCGGCAGCCGAAACGAGCGCGTGATCAAGCGCATGCGGCGGACGGTGGAGCGGATCAACGCGCTCGAGCCTGCCACCGAGGCGCTCTCCGACGAGGACCTGCGCGCGCGCACCGAGGCGTACCGTGAGCGGGTCGCCCAGGGCGCGCCGCTCGACGAGATCCTGCCCGAGGCCTTCGCGACGGTCCGTGAAGGGGCGCGCCGCACACTGAACATGCGTCACTTCGACGTGCAGTTGATCGGCGGCATGGTGCTGCACGAAGGCAGGATCGCGGAGATGCGCACCGGCGAGGGCAAGACGCTCGTCGCCCCGCTCGCCGTCTACCTGAACGCCCTCGGCGGGAAGGGCGTGCACCTGGTGACGGTGAACGACTACCTCGCGCGGCGCGACGCGGAGTGGATGGGTGCGATCTACCACGCACTCGGCCTGTCGGTCGGCGTCATCAACTCCTCCGGCGGGCGCGGCCCCGACACCAGTTCCTACCTCTACGACCCCGAGTGGAAGACGACGGACATCGGCTATCTGCACCTGCGCCCCGTGACGCGCAAGGAGGCCTACGCCGCCGACGTCACCTACGGCACGAACAACGAGTACGGCTTCGACTACCTGCGCGACAACATGGCCTTCAGCCTTCCCGAGCGGGTGCAGCGGCCGCTGAATTTCGCCATCGTCGACGAGGTTGACTCCATCCTGATCGACGAGGCGCGCACGCCGCTCATCATCTCCGGCGCGTCGGACGAGAGCTCCGAGCTCTACGTGCGCGTGAACAAGCTCATCCCACGGCTGGTGAAGCAGCAGCAGGAAGACGGCCCG comes from Gammaproteobacteria bacterium and encodes:
- a CDS encoding cell division protein FtsQ/DivIB, with protein sequence MRHWVVALVTLALAGAAGWAVVVASDPRRMPVAAVEVQGELSYLTHEVLVRTVAEPASVGFFRVDLPLVRRRLMEVPWVRDAQVRRVWPDRLRVTVTERVPAARWVGGGLVDSDGTLFRPAESEYPAGLVELEGPEGTQGLVLRRYRDVKEWLVLGGWKVRRLTADGRRSWRVHTDGGVTLVLGRDPAEAAVRRVSRVLPALQVQSGGTLAVADLRYPNGFAVRWRPPPEAEAPPPAVQEPKPQARTESRPQAKSGAESGARSATGPAVKPQARPGARTGARSEDRQGNGKKNR
- a CDS encoding D-alanine--D-alanine ligase — encoded protein: MTASGNRGETRGFGRVAVLMGGWSAERPVSLESGAAVLAALRRCGVDAHGIDVGRDVMTRLATERFDRAFIALHGRGGEDGVIQGALEVLGLPYTGSGVLASALGMDKRRTKMVWQAAGLPTPASTLLAGEADLEAVAGEVGFPVMVKPVHEGSSIGMGRADDLDALRRAWETARRYDAEVIAEGWVQGAEYTVAILGRRVLPAIRLETPRDFYDYEAKYQASSTRYLCPCGLDPEAEAEVGALALAAFDAVGASGWGRVDFIRDGAGRFWLLEINTVPGMTGHSLVPMAARAAGMDFDELVVRVLATASGPTPGAGGPQLESDA
- the ftsA gene encoding cell division protein FtsA yields the protein MAKKTDKRLIVGLDVGTSKVVAIVGEVAPEGEIEVIGLGSHPSRGLKKGVVVNIESTVQSIQRAIEEAELMAGCRIHSVFAGIAGSHIRSLNSHGIVAIREKEVTPGDVERVIDAARAVAIPADQKILHVLPQEFVIDNQEGVREPVGMSGVRLEAKVHLVTGAVSAAQNVIKCVRRCGLEVDDIILEQLASAQSVLTDDEKELGVCLVDIGGGTTDIAVFTEGAIRHTAVIPIAGDQVTNDIAVALRTPTQHAEDIKVKYACALAKLASPEETIEVPSIGDRAPRRLARQTLAEVVEPRYEELLTLVQAELRRSGFEDLMAAGIVLTGGSAKMEGVVDLAEEVFHVPVRVGVPQAVAGLAEVVRNPIYATGVGLLLFGHQRIRDQQTEGAVGGGLHGVWDRMKSWFQGNF
- a CDS encoding DUF721 domain-containing protein; protein product: MGAGGPKPLGGLLAHASGDLGRLIEEARRLARATELLRARLPAPLDEHSRVAGLAGGVLVIQADSAAWASRLRFVTREVAEAVAPVLGRVTRVRVAVASPTPPPPSGPLRLPGRAVLGEEPARSLAQAAGGVSDPALQESLRRLARNAAGPGEKG
- a CDS encoding UDP-3-O-acyl-N-acetylglucosamine deacetylase, yielding MTRQRTLKNVIRATGVGLHSGAKVFLTLRPAPADTGIVFRRTDLDEAVEIPARCEFVGDTRLSTTLAKGDVRVATVEHLLSAFAGLGVDNARVDVSAPEVPIMDGSAGPFVFLIQSAGIQEQSAPKRFLRILKSVQVEDGDKWARFDPFEGFKVSFTIDFDHPVFRDRNQSITLDFSRSSFVREVSRARTFGFMREVEYLRANRLALGGSLDNAVVVDDYRILNEEGLRYADEFVKHKVLDVVGDLYLLGHSLIGAFTGYKAGHALNNRLLETFWADQSAWELTTPADSAREDSAGLLNPVPAPT
- the ftsZ gene encoding cell division protein FtsZ, encoding MFELMDTYSQSNAVIKVIGIGGGGGNAVEHMVTESIEGVEFVCANTDAQALKKSSARTAMQLGAHVTKGLGAGANPDIGRQAALEDRDRIVDVLEGADMVFLTAGMGGGTGTGAAPVFAQLAKEMGILTVAVVTKPFPFELKRRMKIAEEGIRELSEHVDSLITVPNEKLLSVLGRGITLTDAFRSANNVLYGAVQGIAELITRPGLINVDFADVRTVMSEKGRAMMGSGRAVGEDRARKAAEAAINCPLLEDVNLAGARGILVNVSAGPELTMDEYAEVGAAINAFASENALVVMGTVLDESLGDELRVTVVATGLDQAAVTRADVPVKLVKTGTRGVEVDFRELEKPTVIRNKPIEMRPQAVDSSDPDYLDIPAFLRRQAD